A single genomic interval of Ruminococcus sp. NK3A76 harbors:
- a CDS encoding response regulator, giving the protein MIYYYHFNVIFSVLLSSVFLIRWRRDIPVHFPMIFLLIPIINLGYLKVATAENVNEALLANGIGYLDGCFLELFFFLYIMSFCKLKVPKVISGGMLAVGAVTFFFAINTAQNHLLYTSAELRQIDGVSYLVKEYGFVHTVYYVIIALYLVANLSAITYSFTRKNVSKINSMLLLTMYILIMVAFLAGKFISPAFELLPLAYTISQALFLVVLSKITLYDVSASTLSNLEEKGDIGFASFDRKMRYLGCTDAALECLPELGTIYIDKTLTAENETFRKILECTRRISEWLELPSFTVTRNNTTYKVTVSFLYSGKRIKGYLLRTEDNTQESRKLEALKLRERQKELEAKMLRLEKTEAEAANEAKSTFLAQMSHEIRTPINAVLGMNEMILRESREPGIREYAANIQSSGKTLLSLINSILDLSKIENGKMEIVPAEYDTAVMISDIAASISPKAAEKGLEFECVADEDLPCRLKGDDVRIRQIILNLLSNAVKYTKSGSVKLTIGMEDSSDEGSITLNVSVNDTGIGIRHEDMDGLFESFRRLDTEHTRSIEGTGLGMPIVIKLLELMGGELKVDSEYGKGSDFSFTLTQQIADSTPMGNYKEHPTAIAAAQSATLHLYAPEARVLVVDDNDMNLKVAKSLLHLFGIEADTADSGRAALDILKKSDYDVIFLDQMMPGMDGIEVLGEIRARHLTDESTAIIALTANAIVGAKEMYLNAGFDNYLTKPIESKDLEKQLRRYLPEDKQKLHSADEDSDLAETDELSIIELKRIRDLCPGINAMTGLKYCMDSKQFWFEMLDTFAAAGTGKELNDAFEANDTERYRIAVHAIKSTALNIGAELLSEKARLLEAAAKADDKEYINDNHSGFIKEYDELTEQIRQIVNA; this is encoded by the coding sequence ATGATCTATTACTATCATTTCAATGTCATATTCTCAGTACTGCTGTCATCGGTGTTCCTGATCCGCTGGAGAAGGGATATCCCGGTACATTTCCCGATGATATTCCTGCTGATACCGATAATCAACCTCGGCTATCTTAAGGTCGCAACAGCTGAAAACGTCAACGAAGCGCTCCTTGCAAACGGCATAGGCTACTTAGACGGGTGCTTTCTGGAGCTGTTTTTCTTCCTGTACATAATGAGCTTCTGCAAACTGAAGGTGCCGAAGGTCATATCGGGCGGTATGCTTGCCGTCGGGGCGGTGACATTCTTCTTTGCAATAAACACAGCACAAAACCACCTGCTCTACACAAGCGCCGAGCTGCGGCAGATAGACGGGGTATCTTACCTTGTCAAGGAATACGGCTTTGTACACACGGTATACTATGTCATAATCGCATTGTATCTCGTAGCAAATCTTTCAGCTATCACATACAGCTTTACAAGAAAGAACGTCTCAAAGATAAACTCTATGCTTCTGCTGACGATGTATATACTGATAATGGTTGCTTTCCTTGCAGGAAAATTCATCAGTCCCGCATTTGAGCTGCTGCCGCTTGCTTACACGATATCGCAGGCGCTGTTCCTTGTGGTGCTGAGCAAGATAACGCTTTATGACGTGTCTGCCAGCACACTGTCAAACCTTGAAGAAAAAGGCGATATCGGCTTTGCGAGCTTTGACAGGAAAATGCGTTATCTCGGCTGCACAGATGCGGCACTTGAATGCCTGCCGGAGCTTGGCACTATCTACATCGACAAGACACTGACTGCCGAGAATGAGACTTTCAGAAAGATACTTGAATGCACAAGGCGCATAAGCGAATGGCTCGAATTGCCTTCATTCACTGTGACAAGAAACAACACAACCTACAAGGTAACGGTCAGCTTCCTCTATTCAGGCAAAAGGATAAAGGGCTATCTGCTGCGCACCGAGGACAACACGCAGGAGTCAAGAAAGCTCGAAGCCCTGAAGCTGCGTGAGCGCCAGAAGGAGCTTGAAGCAAAGATGCTCAGGCTTGAAAAGACTGAGGCTGAGGCTGCGAATGAAGCAAAAAGCACATTTCTTGCGCAGATGTCTCACGAGATAAGGACACCTATCAATGCCGTGCTCGGCATGAACGAGATGATACTTCGTGAGAGCCGTGAGCCTGGCATAAGAGAATATGCCGCAAACATACAGAGCTCGGGCAAGACACTGCTCTCGCTCATAAACAGCATACTCGACTTATCAAAGATAGAAAACGGAAAAATGGAGATAGTCCCGGCAGAATATGACACTGCCGTGATGATATCCGACATAGCTGCAAGCATCTCGCCAAAAGCTGCCGAGAAGGGGCTTGAATTTGAATGCGTAGCAGACGAAGATCTCCCATGCAGGCTTAAAGGCGATGATGTGAGGATAAGGCAGATAATCTTGAACCTCCTTTCAAATGCTGTCAAGTACACCAAGTCGGGCTCTGTAAAGCTCACTATAGGCATGGAAGACAGCTCCGATGAAGGCAGCATCACCCTTAATGTCAGTGTAAATGACACAGGCATCGGCATACGGCATGAGGACATGGACGGGCTGTTTGAATCGTTCAGGCGGCTTGACACTGAGCACACAAGAAGCATCGAAGGCACAGGCCTTGGTATGCCGATAGTCATAAAGCTGCTGGAGCTTATGGGCGGCGAGCTTAAAGTAGACAGCGAATACGGCAAGGGCTCGGATTTCTCGTTCACACTGACACAACAGATAGCTGACAGCACGCCTATGGGCAACTACAAAGAGCACCCGACAGCAATTGCTGCCGCACAGTCAGCCACGCTGCATCTTTATGCACCGGAGGCAAGAGTTCTCGTAGTAGACGACAACGACATGAACCTTAAGGTGGCCAAGAGCCTGCTTCATCTGTTCGGCATCGAAGCTGACACGGCTGACTCGGGCAGAGCGGCGCTTGACATACTTAAGAAAAGCGATTATGATGTGATATTCCTTGACCAAATGATGCCCGGAATGGACGGCATTGAGGTGCTTGGCGAGATAAGAGCTCGTCACCTCACTGACGAGAGCACTGCCATCATAGCACTGACTGCAAATGCCATAGTAGGTGCTAAGGAGATGTATCTCAATGCCGGCTTTGACAACTACCTGACAAAGCCTATCGAGAGCAAAGACCTTGAAAAGCAGCTAAGGCGGTATCTGCCAGAGGATAAACAAAAGCTGCATTCAGCTGATGAAGACAGTGATCTTGCTGAAACTGATGAGTTGAGCATCATTGAGTTAAAACGCATCAGAGATCTATGTCCGGGGATCAATGCCATGACAGGGCTTAAATACTGCATGGATTCAAAGCAGTTCTGGTTTGAGATGCTCGATACATTCGCTGCCGCAGGCACGGGTAAAGAGCTTAACGATGCATTTGAAGCAAACGACACCGAGCGATACAGGATAGCAGTTCACGCAATAAAGAGCACTGCCCTGAACATCGGTGCAGAGCTGCTGTCAGAAAAGGCAAGGCTTCTTGAAGCTGCGGCAAAGGCTGATGACAAAGAGTACATCAATGATAATCACAGCGGCTTCATAAAGGAATATGACGAGCTGACAGAGCAGATAAGACAAATAGTAAATGCGTAA
- a CDS encoding ABC transporter ATP-binding protein has product MKKVILSAKGLCKSFSQGGEKTDVLTGLDLDVYEGDFTVIMGASGSGKSTTLYSLSGMDRATGGEVIYGGEDIVKMSEKRLAKLRAEDFGFIFQQMHLVSNLTLFENITVPAYLDKSRTAAETDKRADELMEKMGIAHIKTHLPGRCSGGEQQRCAIARAVINEPKLLFADEPTGALNKRNTTEVLDMLTELNKNGQSILMVTHDARAACRASRIIYIEDGKVIGELSLSPYGSDDEKARETQVNSWLASMEW; this is encoded by the coding sequence ATGAAAAAGGTTATACTCAGCGCAAAGGGGCTTTGCAAGAGCTTTTCGCAGGGCGGCGAGAAGACTGACGTTCTGACAGGGCTTGACCTTGATGTGTATGAGGGCGACTTTACTGTAATAATGGGCGCTTCCGGCTCAGGAAAATCCACCACGCTGTATTCACTCAGCGGCATGGACAGAGCGACCGGCGGCGAGGTGATATACGGCGGTGAAGACATAGTTAAAATGAGCGAAAAGCGCCTTGCAAAGCTGCGTGCAGAGGATTTCGGGTTCATTTTTCAGCAGATGCATCTGGTAAGCAACCTCACGCTGTTTGAAAATATCACAGTTCCGGCTTACCTGGACAAGAGCCGCACGGCAGCCGAGACCGACAAAAGAGCAGATGAGCTCATGGAGAAAATGGGCATAGCACACATAAAAACTCACCTGCCCGGAAGATGCTCAGGCGGCGAGCAGCAGCGCTGTGCTATTGCAAGAGCTGTTATAAACGAGCCGAAGCTGTTATTTGCTGACGAGCCGACAGGCGCTCTCAACAAGCGAAACACCACTGAGGTGCTTGATATGCTCACAGAGCTCAACAAAAACGGACAAAGCATACTCATGGTGACGCACGATGCAAGGGCGGCGTGCAGGGCTTCGAGGATAATATACATAGAAGACGGCAAGGTCATAGGCGAGCTTTCTTTGTCGCCATACGGCAGCGATGATGAAAAGGCAAGGGAAACTCAGGTGAACTCGTGGCTTGCTTCTATGGAGTGGTGA
- a CDS encoding FtsX-like permease family protein: MRSILKLTRANIKHGRGAFKGIILLMMLMTFSFSGTVSNDDRLEEARQAKYDRVQAADLTVTIYDELLTDEMISSVKNNSHVKDVKIKERVSFVSAPRFDGKELELALTLGGWEDTVQVFTDDAEDFVQDFTLKDGEILLPYKLKLVDGVSDGATLEFRTKNGYDETFKVAGFYEDVMFGATTMSENCCVITQHDLDRLKSEKTDSIMGADRYAFHLDQLWIYSTGDISQLELRRELGKESDLISSSLSAPTKQMFIDNISMYSNVGTRVVAIFTVFLLVVVLITMHNSISSSIEMDKGELGILRSQGFTARMISLVYVFQYTLAIAIGSVLGIAVSVPACRYLISMWKNITGMKAETGVSFLKCGALSVGILVICTVFIFISTAKISRISPVSAITGAASGNDSKVQSSSRIRPHPLQLSLAVRQLSSRKKSYIGITLIVTLLVFFIVSIMILSKGLDPDSLFSEIGGDITITDLGGFRQSDVEDIEQEIRKIDSEAFIETESYHRMLVDGEFVAVHAYRSQEPAFDPLDGSLPQNDDEIMITEAVSEQCGKKIGDTITVKYLDNEKEFKISGYFQTIWEFGVVTMMTPQAIADMGKNDLDAAYVKLSDSSKEQQVIDMLNDKYSERLHAESYKENSTVKTYKKIITVIMSSISYAMDTILLIFAAVVVSMTSKRAFIRERKDIGIYKATGFTVGALRLQFALRFALVALIGSAIGCISGLLWSRKILTYVLRIVGLTDFTSDNEPVTFIIPAVLICVCFFAAAYISSRRIKSVNVRELITE, encoded by the coding sequence ATGAGAAGTATACTTAAACTCACCAGAGCAAACATTAAACACGGCAGGGGCGCATTCAAAGGGATAATACTTCTTATGATGCTGATGACCTTTTCATTCTCCGGAACAGTGAGCAATGACGACAGGCTCGAAGAAGCACGGCAGGCAAAATACGACCGTGTTCAGGCGGCTGACCTGACCGTGACGATATATGACGAGCTGCTGACAGACGAGATGATAAGCTCAGTCAAAAACAACAGCCATGTCAAGGACGTAAAGATAAAGGAACGTGTTTCATTTGTAAGCGCACCAAGGTTTGACGGCAAGGAGCTCGAACTTGCACTCACTTTAGGCGGCTGGGAAGACACTGTTCAGGTGTTCACTGACGATGCCGAGGATTTTGTGCAGGATTTCACACTAAAAGACGGCGAGATACTTCTCCCTTACAAGTTAAAGCTCGTTGACGGTGTGTCAGACGGTGCGACGCTTGAGTTCAGAACAAAAAACGGCTATGACGAGACCTTCAAGGTTGCAGGGTTCTATGAAGACGTAATGTTCGGTGCCACCACAATGAGCGAAAACTGCTGTGTGATAACACAGCATGACTTAGACAGATTAAAGTCCGAGAAAACGGACAGTATTATGGGTGCTGACAGATATGCCTTCCACCTTGACCAGCTTTGGATATACAGCACAGGCGACATCTCACAGCTGGAGCTGCGGCGTGAGCTCGGCAAGGAAAGCGACCTTATCAGCTCTTCACTCAGCGCTCCGACAAAGCAGATGTTCATTGACAACATCAGTATGTATTCAAACGTCGGCACGAGAGTTGTTGCGATATTCACAGTTTTCCTGCTCGTTGTCGTGCTGATAACGATGCACAACAGCATAAGCTCATCAATTGAAATGGACAAGGGCGAGCTCGGTATTCTCCGTTCGCAGGGGTTCACGGCAAGAATGATAAGTCTTGTGTACGTTTTTCAGTACACTTTGGCAATAGCTATCGGCTCGGTGCTGGGTATTGCGGTGTCTGTTCCTGCCTGCCGGTATCTTATTTCAATGTGGAAAAACATCACCGGCATGAAGGCGGAAACGGGAGTGTCATTCCTCAAATGCGGCGCACTCAGTGTGGGGATACTCGTTATCTGCACGGTGTTCATATTCATATCAACAGCAAAGATTTCACGCATATCACCTGTAAGCGCTATCACAGGTGCCGCATCAGGAAACGACTCAAAGGTACAGAGCAGCTCACGCATAAGGCCGCACCCATTGCAGCTGAGCCTTGCAGTAAGGCAGCTATCTTCCCGCAAGAAAAGCTATATCGGCATAACGCTGATAGTCACCTTGCTTGTATTCTTTATCGTGAGCATAATGATACTGTCAAAGGGGCTCGACCCTGACAGTCTGTTCTCCGAGATAGGCGGCGACATAACCATCACTGACCTTGGCGGCTTCAGGCAGAGCGATGTTGAAGACATAGAGCAGGAGATAAGAAAGATAGACAGTGAGGCATTTATCGAGACAGAGAGCTATCACAGAATGCTCGTTGACGGCGAGTTTGTTGCAGTTCACGCATACCGCTCACAGGAGCCGGCGTTTGACCCGCTCGACGGCAGCCTGCCGCAAAATGACGACGAGATAATGATAACCGAAGCCGTCTCAGAGCAGTGCGGCAAAAAGATAGGCGACACCATAACTGTCAAATATCTTGACAACGAGAAGGAATTCAAAATATCAGGCTACTTTCAGACGATATGGGAATTCGGCGTTGTTACAATGATGACGCCGCAAGCTATTGCAGATATGGGCAAGAACGATCTTGATGCGGCATATGTAAAGCTATCTGACAGCTCAAAGGAGCAGCAGGTCATAGATATGCTCAATGACAAATATTCAGAGCGGCTGCACGCTGAGAGCTACAAGGAAAACAGCACTGTAAAGACCTACAAGAAGATAATCACCGTGATAATGAGTTCGATATCCTACGCTATGGACACGATACTTCTGATATTTGCAGCGGTCGTGGTATCAATGACGAGCAAGCGTGCCTTTATCCGTGAGAGAAAGGATATAGGCATATACAAGGCTACAGGCTTCACGGTTGGAGCATTAAGGTTACAGTTTGCGCTGCGTTTTGCGCTCGTGGCACTTATCGGCTCGGCAATTGGGTGTATATCGGGGCTTTTATGGTCAAGGAAGATACTCACATATGTACTGCGGATAGTCGGGCTCACTGATTTTACATCGGATAACGAGCCTGTGACCTTCATCATACCGGCGGTGCTGATATGCGTATGCTTCTTTGCGGCGGCATATATAAGCTCACGCAGGATAAAGAGTGTCAATGTAAGAGAGCTCATAACCGAATAA
- the yicI gene encoding alpha-xylosidase: MKFADGFWLNQKGYEVNYAQQAFEVEPIENGFLVVATPFVVYNRAQMLGSANLEIAYTSTQENCIKVNIQHYKGVVDNGPHFVLNEGSFKPEVTIDDKQAVIVSGDTKLVVSKENWSFTYYYKGKKLTSGGWRSTGVVFESEFKRKAIAEAQADDTFWSYPHSDKKTYIREQFDTTVGEYFYGFGEKFTTFAKNGQTVEIWNADGGTCSDQSYKSIPFYVSSRGYGVFVNSSDMVSYEVCSDTVSKVSMTVPGESLEYFVFGGADIKDALAGYTTLTGKPSLPPAFSFGLWLTTSFTTTYDEETITSFIDGMAERNIPLQVFHFDCFWMKGFEWCNFDWDRSQFPEPEAMLARLHKDKGLHTCVWINSYIGQRSRLFDEGVKGGYFIKNLDGSVFQCDSWQPGMAIVDFTNPEAREWYASYLKKLCEMGVDTFKTDFGERIPTKGVKYFDGSDPVKMHNYYTYLYNETVFNVLKDFYGENKACLFARSATAGGQKFPVHWGGDCSGNYNSMAEVVRGCLSLCISGFGYTSHDMAGFEATATPDIYKRWAAFGMFSSHSRLHGNQSYRVPWLFDEESCDVLKFFVDLKGSLMPYIWSQAIYTHNTGVPVMRAMVIDFADDPTCLTLDRQYMFGDNILVAPILNDESMAEYYVPEGRWTDIITGKVFEGGKWYRHKCSYFEIPALARPNSVIAFGKFGKDIEYDYLDGTTFKIFELEDGKSANAVIYDTEANKVFELKATRNGSSIECEYTDTNASFTIEVANTDKKIEVSPNYGGKVIISL, from the coding sequence ATGAAATTTGCTGACGGCTTCTGGCTCAACCAGAAGGGCTATGAGGTAAACTACGCACAACAGGCTTTCGAGGTCGAGCCTATAGAGAACGGCTTCCTTGTTGTAGCTACTCCGTTCGTGGTATACAACCGTGCTCAGATGCTCGGCTCTGCCAATTTAGAGATAGCTTACACCTCAACTCAGGAAAACTGCATTAAAGTAAACATACAGCACTACAAGGGCGTAGTAGACAACGGCCCTCACTTTGTACTTAACGAGGGCAGCTTCAAGCCCGAGGTTACAATAGACGACAAGCAGGCTGTCATCGTTTCCGGCGACACAAAGCTCGTAGTTTCAAAGGAGAACTGGAGCTTTACATACTATTACAAGGGCAAGAAGCTCACCTCCGGCGGCTGGCGCTCGACAGGTGTTGTTTTTGAGAGCGAGTTCAAGAGAAAGGCAATCGCAGAGGCTCAGGCTGACGATACATTCTGGAGCTATCCTCACTCTGACAAGAAGACATATATCAGAGAGCAGTTTGACACAACTGTCGGCGAATACTTCTACGGCTTCGGCGAGAAGTTCACGACATTTGCAAAGAACGGTCAGACAGTTGAGATATGGAACGCAGACGGCGGCACCTGCTCAGATCAGTCCTACAAGTCTATCCCCTTCTATGTATCATCAAGGGGCTACGGCGTGTTTGTAAACAGCTCTGACATGGTATCCTACGAGGTATGCTCTGACACAGTTTCTAAGGTATCTATGACAGTTCCCGGCGAGAGTCTTGAATATTTCGTATTCGGCGGCGCTGACATAAAGGACGCACTTGCAGGCTACACCACACTCACAGGCAAGCCTTCACTTCCGCCGGCATTCTCGTTTGGCCTCTGGCTCACAACATCATTCACCACCACATATGATGAGGAGACTATCACCTCATTCATAGACGGCATGGCGGAGAGAAACATTCCTCTACAGGTGTTCCACTTTGACTGCTTCTGGATGAAGGGCTTTGAGTGGTGCAACTTTGACTGGGACAGATCGCAGTTCCCCGAGCCGGAAGCAATGCTCGCAAGACTTCACAAGGACAAGGGTCTGCACACCTGCGTATGGATAAACTCCTACATCGGCCAGCGTTCAAGGCTCTTTGATGAGGGCGTTAAGGGCGGCTACTTCATAAAGAACCTCGACGGCAGCGTGTTCCAGTGCGACAGCTGGCAGCCGGGCATGGCTATAGTAGACTTTACCAACCCCGAGGCAAGAGAGTGGTATGCATCATACCTCAAAAAGCTCTGCGAAATGGGCGTTGACACCTTCAAGACAGACTTCGGCGAGAGAATACCCACAAAGGGTGTTAAGTATTTCGACGGCTCTGACCCTGTAAAGATGCACAACTACTACACATATCTCTACAACGAGACAGTGTTTAACGTATTAAAGGACTTCTACGGCGAGAACAAGGCGTGCCTGTTCGCACGCTCGGCAACAGCAGGCGGTCAGAAGTTCCCTGTTCACTGGGGCGGCGACTGCTCGGGCAACTACAACTCAATGGCTGAGGTCGTAAGAGGCTGCCTGTCTCTGTGCATCTCGGGCTTTGGCTACACCTCGCACGACATGGCAGGCTTTGAGGCTACTGCAACACCTGATATCTACAAGAGATGGGCTGCATTCGGTATGTTCTCATCTCATTCGAGACTGCACGGCAACCAGAGCTACAGAGTGCCGTGGCTGTTTGACGAGGAGAGCTGCGATGTTCTGAAATTCTTCGTTGACCTTAAGGGCAGCCTTATGCCTTACATCTGGTCGCAGGCTATCTACACTCACAACACCGGCGTTCCGGTAATGAGAGCTATGGTTATAGACTTTGCTGACGACCCGACCTGTCTCACACTCGACAGACAGTATATGTTCGGTGACAACATTCTCGTAGCACCCATTCTCAACGACGAGAGCATGGCTGAGTACTATGTTCCCGAGGGCAGGTGGACAGACATCATCACAGGCAAGGTATTCGAGGGCGGCAAGTGGTACAGGCACAAGTGCTCATACTTCGAGATACCTGCTCTTGCAAGACCCAACAGCGTCATTGCATTCGGCAAGTTCGGCAAGGACATCGAGTATGATTATCTTGACGGCACTACATTCAAGATATTCGAGCTTGAAGACGGCAAGAGCGCTAATGCTGTTATCTACGACACCGAGGCAAACAAGGTATTCGAGTTAAAGGCTACAAGAAACGGCAGCAGCATAGAGTGCGAGTACACTGATACCAACGCCTCCTTCACTATTGAGGTCGCAAACACCGACAAGAAGATCGAGGTATCCCCCAACTACGGCGGCAAGGTAATAATCTCACTCTGA
- a CDS encoding ABC transporter ATP-binding protein: protein MAQTVVKIDKLVKRYKELVAVDHLSLEIFEGEVFGLLGPNGSGKTTTINCLLSLLSFDKGDIQIFGKDMSPTAYDIKKDIGVVMQNVAVFDQLTVYENIDYFCGLYIKDKAARKKAVEDAIAFTGLEDFVKFRPKKLSGGLLRRLNIACGIAHKPRLIIFDEPTVAVDPQSRNKILEGIIELNKQGATIIYTSHYMEEVEQICTRLAVMDKGRVIASGTIDELKSNVKCSETVKVEARDLDDETFAKIGELDHVFEKSYEGSELTVKYTGGKHNVVRLLNTLQNNNIHIGRVSSEQPTLNTVFLELTGKELRDKD, encoded by the coding sequence ATGGCACAGACTGTTGTAAAGATAGACAAACTCGTAAAAAGATACAAGGAGCTCGTGGCAGTAGACCACTTATCACTTGAAATATTTGAGGGCGAGGTCTTCGGGCTTTTAGGACCTAACGGTTCAGGCAAAACAACGACTATCAACTGCCTGCTCTCGCTGCTTTCTTTTGATAAGGGCGACATACAGATATTCGGCAAGGACATGAGCCCCACTGCCTACGACATAAAGAAAGACATCGGCGTAGTGATGCAGAATGTTGCAGTCTTCGACCAGCTGACAGTATACGAGAACATCGACTACTTCTGCGGCCTTTACATCAAGGACAAGGCAGCACGCAAAAAGGCTGTAGAAGATGCCATAGCTTTCACAGGGCTTGAGGATTTTGTGAAGTTTCGCCCAAAGAAGCTGTCGGGCGGTCTGTTAAGAAGACTGAACATAGCCTGCGGCATAGCACACAAGCCAAGGCTTATAATATTCGACGAGCCGACAGTTGCGGTTGACCCCCAGTCAAGAAACAAGATACTTGAAGGGATAATCGAACTGAACAAGCAGGGCGCTACTATAATATACACCTCGCATTACATGGAGGAAGTCGAGCAGATATGCACACGCCTTGCTGTTATGGACAAGGGCAGAGTGATAGCCTCCGGCACGATAGATGAGCTTAAGAGCAACGTAAAATGCTCGGAGACAGTCAAGGTCGAAGCAAGAGATCTTGATGATGAGACATTCGCTAAGATCGGCGAGCTTGACCATGTATTTGAAAAATCATACGAGGGCAGCGAGCTCACAGTAAAGTACACAGGCGGCAAGCACAATGTGGTAAGGCTGCTTAACACCTTACAGAACAACAACATTCACATAGGCCGTGTTTCCAGCGAGCAGCCGACACTCAACACAGTGTTCTTAGAGCTGACAGGCAAGGAACTAAGAGACAAAGACTGA